A single Calidifontibacter indicus DNA region contains:
- a CDS encoding TerD family protein, giving the protein MSINLNKGQSVNLAKQDGGQLTRVRMGLGWDTKIVTKKGLFGGTKQVQRDIDLDASALLIGGGRVLDTVYFGSLRSQDGSVQHTGDNLTGAGDGDDESIIVDLPAVSGSVEHIVFVVNSFSGENFTEIDNAFVRVVDSNANDQELARFQLSGSGPHTALVMAKVSRQGAGWTFTAIGREGQGRIARELEPLALAAI; this is encoded by the coding sequence ATGAGCATCAACCTGAACAAGGGCCAGAGCGTCAACCTCGCCAAGCAGGACGGCGGCCAGCTGACCCGCGTCCGCATGGGTTTGGGCTGGGACACCAAGATCGTCACCAAGAAGGGTCTGTTCGGTGGCACCAAGCAGGTGCAGCGTGACATCGACCTCGACGCGTCCGCCCTGCTGATCGGTGGCGGTCGTGTGCTCGACACCGTCTACTTCGGCAGCCTGCGCAGCCAGGACGGCTCCGTGCAGCACACCGGTGACAACCTCACCGGTGCGGGCGACGGCGACGACGAGTCGATCATCGTCGACCTGCCGGCCGTGTCGGGCTCGGTCGAGCACATCGTGTTCGTCGTCAACTCCTTCTCCGGCGAGAACTTCACCGAGATCGACAACGCCTTCGTGCGGGTCGTCGACTCCAACGCCAACGACCAGGAGCTGGCCCGCTTCCAGCTGTCCGGTTCGGGCCCGCACACCGCGCTGGTGATGGCGAAGGTGTCGCGCCAGGGCGCCGGCTGGACCTTCACCGCGATCGGTCGCGAGGGTCAGGGCCGCATCGCGCGCGAGCTCGAGCCCCTCGCCCTCGCTGCAATCTGA
- a CDS encoding cobalt-precorrin-6A reductase, whose product MTVLILGGTAEARALADGLVAAGVPLISSLAGRVQHPRLPAGPVRSGGFGGAEGLARYLQSEQIELLVDATHPYATAMTANAAQASRLAGVPAVRLARPGWAHHPEADSWTWVDDHQRALQAAENHLRHRGGVPFLSTGRQTLPHYAAWREMPVLVRVVEPLDDAPPAWTVVLDRGPYTLDSERELLQRNNIGVLLSKDSGGAYTAAKLTAARELGVRVVVVRRPDVPSGLVEEPSVEAVLARIVAGRSATD is encoded by the coding sequence GTGACAGTGCTGATTCTCGGCGGGACGGCCGAGGCGAGGGCGCTCGCCGACGGCCTGGTGGCCGCCGGTGTGCCGCTGATCTCCTCGCTCGCCGGACGCGTCCAGCACCCGCGCCTGCCGGCGGGACCAGTGCGTTCGGGCGGGTTCGGCGGGGCCGAGGGGCTCGCCCGTTACCTGCAGAGCGAGCAGATCGAGTTGCTCGTCGACGCCACCCATCCCTACGCCACGGCGATGACGGCCAATGCGGCGCAGGCGTCGCGTCTCGCGGGCGTGCCGGCGGTGCGGTTGGCGCGGCCCGGGTGGGCGCACCACCCTGAAGCCGACTCATGGACGTGGGTCGACGACCACCAGCGGGCCTTGCAGGCAGCAGAAAACCACCTGCGGCATAGGGGCGGCGTGCCGTTCCTCAGCACCGGTCGGCAGACCTTGCCGCACTACGCCGCCTGGCGTGAAATGCCGGTGCTGGTGCGGGTGGTCGAGCCGCTCGACGACGCGCCGCCGGCATGGACGGTGGTGCTCGACCGTGGCCCCTACACGCTCGACTCAGAGCGAGAACTCTTGCAGCGCAACAACATCGGCGTGCTGCTCAGCAAGGACTCCGGCGGTGCCTACACCGCCGCCAAACTCACCGCGGCCCGCGAACTCGGCGTGCGGGTGGTCGTCGTCCGCCGCCCGGACGTGCCGTCGGGGCTGGTCGAGGAGCCGAGCGTCGAGGCCGTGCTCGCGCGCATCGTCGCCGGACGCTCAGCCACGGACTGA
- a CDS encoding methionine ABC transporter ATP-binding protein: protein MSDPIIRFDKVGKTFRRGKTEIHALDDISLDIEPGEIFAFIGFSGAGKSTLVRLINGLEAPTEGTVTVHGHVLNDLPAKKIRELRGDIGMVFQQFNLLQSRTVYGNVAYPLELAGWSKRDIYDRITELLHFVGLTERAWAYPEELSGGQKQRVGIARALATRPSILLADEATSALDPDTTRDVLALLRKANDELGTTVVVITHEMDVVRSLADRVAVLDAGRLVEHGTVRDIFTAPEADATRRIVGATLDIEPDPEQAEQLEAAHTGRIVTVTANPGENLGVVLGNVGRTGVGLEFVHGGVTRIKDDDLTTFTLNLTGPTDAVDGVVAELAQIATVKEVA, encoded by the coding sequence ATGAGCGACCCGATCATCCGCTTCGACAAGGTCGGCAAGACCTTCCGCCGCGGCAAGACCGAAATTCACGCACTCGACGACATCAGCCTCGACATCGAGCCCGGCGAGATCTTCGCGTTCATCGGGTTCTCGGGCGCCGGCAAGTCGACCCTCGTCCGCCTGATCAACGGACTCGAGGCACCGACCGAGGGCACGGTCACCGTGCACGGGCACGTGCTGAACGACCTGCCCGCCAAGAAGATCCGTGAACTGCGCGGCGACATCGGCATGGTGTTCCAGCAATTCAACCTGCTGCAGTCGCGCACCGTCTACGGCAACGTCGCCTACCCGCTGGAGCTCGCCGGCTGGAGCAAGCGCGACATCTACGACCGCATCACCGAGTTGCTGCATTTCGTCGGACTCACCGAGCGTGCCTGGGCCTACCCGGAGGAGCTGTCGGGCGGCCAGAAGCAGCGGGTCGGCATCGCCCGAGCGCTCGCGACGCGTCCGTCGATCCTCCTTGCCGACGAGGCCACCAGCGCCCTCGACCCCGACACCACGCGCGACGTGCTCGCGCTGCTGCGCAAGGCCAACGACGAACTCGGCACCACCGTCGTGGTCATCACCCACGAGATGGACGTCGTGCGCTCGCTGGCCGATCGCGTGGCGGTGCTCGACGCCGGACGCCTGGTCGAGCACGGCACCGTCCGCGACATCTTCACCGCACCCGAGGCCGACGCGACGCGCCGCATCGTCGGCGCGACCCTCGACATCGAGCCCGACCCGGAGCAGGCCGAGCAGCTCGAAGCCGCACACACCGGCCGCATCGTCACCGTCACGGCCAACCCGGGCGAGAACCTCGGGGTCGTGCTCGGCAACGTCGGCCGGACGGGGGTCGGCCTGGAGTTCGTGCACGGCGGAGTCACCCGGATCAAGGACGACGACCTCACGACCTTCACCCTCAACCTCACCGGGCCAACCGATGCCGTCGACGGCGTCGTGGCCGAACTCGCACAGATCGCCACCGTGAAGGAGGTCGCCTGA
- a CDS encoding phosphoribosyltransferase family protein — protein sequence MSSTCVTTARLQGPVDAVRTVDGELFDTHTYSRMKHGDADAVDALGNQLAEALIEQCPYLVTDEAEPTLPVAYLAVRPSCWFLADVVLQRLNADRAARGLSAGRIVQVFKDSVTHTDYAASTQAEREAELARIGFELAEPIDGTNCVVIDDVRVTGLAERTVLAALEAARPKTLVTGYLAVCEPDLAASPHVESALNHAAIISILQLVPAARAGRFRLTIRFLKRALASPELPQFVAQVPPELVQEMYDGAVATGEQFMAGYPEGMATLSSLVERGEETARVETPQERGAHV from the coding sequence ATGAGCTCGACCTGCGTGACGACCGCACGGCTGCAGGGCCCGGTCGACGCCGTTCGCACCGTCGACGGCGAACTCTTCGACACCCACACCTACTCGCGGATGAAGCACGGCGACGCCGACGCCGTCGACGCACTCGGCAACCAACTCGCCGAGGCACTCATCGAGCAGTGCCCCTACCTGGTCACCGACGAGGCCGAGCCCACGCTGCCAGTGGCCTACCTCGCCGTGCGGCCGTCGTGCTGGTTCCTCGCCGACGTCGTGCTGCAGCGGTTGAACGCCGACCGCGCCGCGCGCGGGCTGTCAGCCGGACGCATCGTGCAGGTGTTCAAGGACTCCGTGACCCACACCGACTACGCGGCCTCCACCCAGGCCGAACGCGAGGCCGAACTCGCCCGGATCGGGTTCGAACTCGCCGAGCCGATCGACGGCACCAACTGCGTCGTGATCGACGACGTCCGGGTCACGGGTCTGGCCGAACGCACCGTGCTCGCCGCCCTGGAGGCCGCTCGTCCGAAGACGCTTGTCACCGGCTACCTCGCTGTCTGCGAACCCGACCTCGCCGCCTCGCCGCACGTCGAGTCGGCGCTCAACCACGCGGCGATCATCTCGATCCTGCAGCTCGTGCCCGCCGCGCGAGCCGGACGTTTCCGCCTCACCATCCGCTTTCTGAAGCGCGCGCTCGCGTCGCCGGAGTTGCCGCAGTTCGTGGCGCAGGTGCCGCCGGAGCTCGTGCAGGAGATGTACGACGGCGCGGTCGCCACCGGCGAGCAGTTCATGGCGGGCTACCCCGAGGGAATGGCGACGCTGTCCTCGCTGGTCGAGCGGGGCGAGGAAACAGCCCGAGTCGAAACCCCGCAGGAACGGGGCGCCCATGTTTGA
- a CDS encoding amidase, whose product MTSSPIHAFTDDVLADQDAVGVAQGIAAGEFSAAEAVDAAIARLVGVDPQLEAIRRDDFDRARRRAGAVRRGGLAGVPSAFKDNIPVGGLPMTEGSQAFPTTPKAKNGPVASQFLATGLIPIATTNMPEFGWTCSTESRTFTTRNPWNTAYSAGGSSGGSAALVAAGVVPIAHGNDGGGSIRIPASICGLVGLKPTRGRLRAGDSARMPVRIVADSVLARSARDVATFYAEAEKVNRNRTLPAMGLVDRPVERTLRIGLMVDSPVGKPTDPQVRRVIEQFAARLEALGHDVMPYEAPVPRFFVDDFSDYWGFLAYMGSTQGERMFGKGFDASRLEPLTHELARRGKASLAKAPVYLPRLAASSIGSRVAFRRGPDVVLTPVLSGTTPQLGYLGPEVDPSVHFDRLLDLVGFTPLANATGSPAISVPAGLDDQGLPVGAMLSATHGAERLLLELALQVEQAHPFERIQDASLSARQ is encoded by the coding sequence ATGACGAGCAGCCCGATCCACGCGTTCACCGATGACGTCCTGGCCGATCAAGACGCCGTCGGGGTGGCCCAGGGCATCGCGGCCGGCGAGTTCAGCGCCGCCGAGGCAGTCGACGCCGCGATCGCCCGACTCGTAGGTGTCGACCCGCAACTCGAGGCGATCCGCCGCGACGACTTCGATCGCGCGCGTCGCCGAGCCGGCGCCGTCCGCCGCGGTGGGCTCGCGGGCGTGCCGTCGGCGTTCAAGGACAACATCCCGGTCGGCGGCCTGCCGATGACCGAGGGATCGCAGGCCTTCCCGACCACGCCGAAGGCGAAGAACGGACCGGTGGCCTCCCAGTTCCTCGCCACCGGCCTCATCCCGATCGCCACCACGAACATGCCGGAGTTCGGCTGGACCTGCTCCACCGAGTCGCGCACCTTCACCACGCGCAATCCGTGGAACACCGCCTACTCGGCCGGCGGATCGTCCGGTGGATCGGCCGCTTTGGTTGCCGCCGGGGTCGTGCCGATCGCCCACGGCAACGACGGCGGCGGATCGATTCGCATCCCGGCATCGATCTGCGGGCTGGTCGGCCTCAAGCCCACCCGCGGACGGTTGCGGGCCGGCGACTCGGCCAGGATGCCGGTGCGCATCGTGGCCGACTCCGTGCTCGCCCGCTCGGCGCGTGATGTCGCGACCTTCTACGCCGAGGCCGAGAAGGTGAATCGCAACCGCACCCTGCCCGCGATGGGGTTGGTCGACCGCCCGGTCGAGCGCACGCTGCGGATCGGGCTGATGGTCGATTCGCCGGTGGGCAAACCCACCGACCCTCAGGTGCGCCGGGTGATCGAGCAGTTCGCCGCCCGGCTGGAGGCGCTGGGCCACGACGTGATGCCCTACGAAGCGCCGGTGCCGCGCTTCTTCGTCGACGACTTCTCCGACTACTGGGGTTTCCTTGCCTACATGGGGTCGACCCAGGGCGAGCGGATGTTCGGCAAGGGCTTCGACGCGAGCAGGCTCGAGCCGCTGACCCACGAACTCGCCCGGCGCGGCAAGGCGTCGCTGGCGAAGGCACCGGTCTATCTGCCGCGGCTCGCGGCGTCGAGCATCGGCAGCCGAGTGGCGTTCCGCCGCGGCCCCGACGTGGTGCTGACGCCGGTGCTGTCGGGCACCACGCCGCAGCTCGGTTATCTCGGCCCGGAGGTCGACCCGTCCGTGCACTTCGACCGACTGCTCGACCTCGTCGGATTCACCCCGCTGGCCAACGCGACCGGCAGCCCGGCCATCTCGGTGCCGGCCGGCCTCGACGACCAAGGGCTGCCGGTGGGCGCGATGCTCTCGGCCACTCACGGCGCCGAGCGGTTGCTTCTCGAGCTCGCACTGCAGGTGGAGCAGGCGCATCCGTTCGAGCGGATCCAGGACGCATCGCTGAGCGCCCGGCAGTAG
- a CDS encoding MetQ/NlpA family ABC transporter substrate-binding protein yields MPTAQNIPPLPPYPGHDRGKWLGLIAGAAVVSLAAGFGIGRATAGDDAGGAKLTIVKVGTTEAGSDVWPVLERLGKEQGLDIQPVSFSDYTQANPALAQGQTDLNLFQHLQFLAGYNVEAKQTLTPIGSTVVVPLPLYSKKHKSLSQIPDGGKITVPNDATNQARALLVLQAAGLIKLKDGGNALSTPADIDKAASKVTVVPVDAAQTVASLPSVDGAIVNNNFALDANLDPKSALFQDDPKSKTAEPYINVFVARAADKNNATYQKVVKLWHSPEVVAAEQKETKNTAVIVDRPAAQLEQILARLQKDIAAK; encoded by the coding sequence GTGCCGACCGCGCAGAACATCCCCCCGCTCCCGCCGTACCCCGGCCATGATCGCGGCAAATGGCTCGGCCTCATCGCGGGCGCGGCGGTGGTGTCACTGGCCGCCGGTTTCGGCATCGGCCGGGCGACTGCGGGCGACGACGCCGGCGGCGCGAAGCTGACCATCGTGAAGGTCGGCACCACCGAGGCCGGCAGTGACGTCTGGCCGGTGCTCGAGCGTCTGGGCAAGGAGCAGGGCCTCGACATCCAGCCCGTGAGCTTCAGCGACTACACGCAGGCCAACCCGGCGCTCGCCCAGGGGCAGACCGACCTCAACCTGTTCCAGCACCTGCAGTTCCTCGCCGGCTACAACGTCGAGGCGAAGCAGACCCTCACCCCCATCGGTTCGACCGTCGTGGTGCCACTTCCCCTGTACTCCAAGAAGCACAAGTCACTGAGCCAGATCCCGGACGGCGGCAAGATCACCGTGCCGAACGACGCCACCAACCAGGCCCGCGCGCTGCTGGTGCTGCAGGCCGCCGGACTCATCAAGCTCAAGGACGGCGGCAACGCCCTCTCAACGCCCGCCGACATCGACAAGGCCGCCTCGAAGGTCACCGTCGTGCCGGTCGACGCCGCGCAGACCGTGGCCTCGCTCCCGTCGGTCGACGGCGCGATCGTCAACAACAACTTCGCCCTCGACGCCAACCTCGACCCGAAGTCGGCTCTCTTCCAGGACGACCCGAAGTCGAAGACCGCCGAGCCCTACATCAACGTCTTCGTCGCCCGCGCCGCCGACAAGAACAACGCGACCTACCAGAAGGTCGTGAAGCTCTGGCATTCGCCCGAGGTGGTCGCAGCCGAGCAGAAGGAGACCAAGAACACCGCGGTAATCGTCGACCGTCCGGCGGCGCAGCTCGAGCAGATCCTCGCGCGCCTGCAGAAGGACATCGCGGCGAAATGA
- a CDS encoding HAD family hydrolase produces the protein MTVKAISLDIWGTLLRSDPAFKPARNEMLRAVLAPEVAADEFNRVMRECDREADEISMGRGTDVGFAERVELTLAALGSAIALTPADVDRLMHAQAELARAHHPLPLDERLPDLVAELAETRPVVLTSNTGMLPGVLMRDLLALAGFHGKVGMVFSNEVGWAKPDRRIFETAITLVEGTAGEPIASSCVVHVGDNAVADEQGARAAGMTTALVRPDGKSTVDALEHARRG, from the coding sequence ATGACCGTCAAAGCCATCAGCCTCGATATTTGGGGCACCTTGCTGCGCAGCGACCCCGCCTTCAAACCGGCCCGCAACGAGATGCTGCGTGCAGTGCTCGCGCCCGAGGTCGCGGCCGACGAGTTCAACCGGGTCATGCGCGAGTGCGACCGGGAGGCCGACGAGATCAGCATGGGGCGCGGCACGGACGTCGGGTTCGCCGAGCGGGTCGAGCTCACCCTGGCGGCGCTCGGTTCAGCCATCGCGCTCACGCCCGCTGACGTCGACCGGCTGATGCACGCGCAGGCCGAGTTGGCCCGCGCGCATCACCCGTTGCCGCTCGACGAACGGCTGCCCGACCTGGTCGCGGAACTGGCCGAGACCCGTCCGGTGGTTTTGACCAGCAACACCGGGATGCTGCCGGGTGTGCTGATGCGCGACCTGCTCGCGCTGGCCGGGTTTCACGGGAAAGTCGGCATGGTCTTCTCCAACGAGGTCGGCTGGGCCAAACCCGACCGGCGGATCTTCGAGACCGCGATCACACTCGTCGAGGGAACCGCGGGGGAACCGATCGCGTCATCCTGCGTTGTACACGTCGGTGACAACGCGGTTGCCGACGAGCAAGGGGCCCGTGCCGCAGGAATGACTACGGCGCTGGTCCGGCCGGACGGTAAGAGCACTGTCGACGCATTGGAACACGCGCGTCGGGGGTGA
- a CDS encoding DUF475 domain-containing protein, translated as MKALRHFTPDLIVAAIVLVVAFFYDGMAAVVLTAILILVEIVFSFDNAAVNAKYLVRLNEFWQKIFLTIGVLIAVFGMRLVFPFVIVCLSGSINPVEALQLALEKGDPNTPGTYGYILNEAHPSIAAFGGMFLLLLFLDFMFDEDREILWLKPIERPLQKLGKLDVLSVVIAGILLLVAAETLVDEVSVRSNVLFSGLLGIVLYLAVNGLSSMMEASEEKKDHEFEEADARGEVIKLAGKAAFSMFLFLEVLDATFSFDGVIGAFAITPDPLIIMMGLGVGALCVRSMTIYLVREGTLAEYRYLEHGAHWAIGALAVMLILTIKFHLGEFVIGGIGIAFIVSAWLSSIAANKKEQAQEDNTLPEQTVTTNSHN; from the coding sequence ATGAAAGCCCTTCGCCACTTCACACCAGACCTGATCGTCGCCGCGATCGTCCTGGTTGTCGCCTTCTTCTACGACGGCATGGCCGCCGTCGTCCTCACCGCGATCCTGATCCTCGTCGAGATCGTCTTCTCGTTCGACAACGCCGCGGTCAACGCCAAGTACCTCGTCCGATTGAACGAGTTCTGGCAGAAGATCTTCCTCACCATCGGCGTGCTGATCGCCGTCTTCGGTATGCGGTTGGTCTTCCCGTTCGTCATCGTGTGTCTCTCCGGCAGCATCAACCCGGTCGAGGCACTCCAACTCGCGCTCGAGAAGGGCGACCCGAACACCCCGGGCACTTACGGCTACATCCTCAACGAGGCCCACCCGAGCATCGCCGCCTTCGGTGGCATGTTCCTGCTGCTGCTGTTCCTCGACTTCATGTTCGACGAGGATCGCGAGATCCTGTGGCTGAAGCCGATCGAGCGTCCGTTGCAGAAGCTCGGCAAGCTCGACGTGCTGTCGGTCGTCATCGCCGGCATCCTGCTGCTGGTGGCCGCCGAAACCCTCGTCGACGAGGTGTCGGTGCGCAGCAACGTGCTGTTCTCCGGCCTGCTCGGCATCGTGCTCTACCTCGCGGTCAACGGCCTCTCGTCGATGATGGAAGCCAGCGAGGAGAAGAAGGACCACGAGTTCGAAGAGGCCGACGCCCGCGGCGAGGTCATCAAGCTCGCCGGCAAGGCGGCCTTCTCGATGTTCCTGTTCCTCGAAGTGCTCGACGCCACCTTCAGCTTCGACGGCGTCATCGGCGCCTTCGCGATCACCCCCGACCCGCTGATCATCATGATGGGCCTCGGTGTCGGTGCGCTCTGCGTGCGATCGATGACCATCTACCTGGTGCGTGAAGGCACGCTCGCCGAGTACCGCTACCTCGAGCACGGCGCCCACTGGGCCATCGGCGCCCTCGCGGTCATGCTGATCCTCACCATCAAGTTCCACCTCGGCGAGTTCGTCATCGGCGGCATCGGCATCGCGTTCATCGTCTCGGCGTGGCTGTCGTCGATCGCGGCCAACAAGAAGGAACAAGCCCAGGAAGACAACACGTTGCCGGAGCAGACCGTCACGACCAACAGTCACAACTGA
- a CDS encoding DUF4240 domain-containing protein, whose amino-acid sequence MSFRVHHSDPYQGKDGGPPKEISRLIQARAATINQHAGEDEGWAVWSGRRNRRFQLGVFLSGKPGPSSLSFDHDSWYGDLNLDADHFCELPVGPQIGLRLVAIVEAVLEVFSRAVGDDPPTSLRRTKRELEWLADGGTDPGPGTLPPLRVRRPSPMPVERFWELVSATVDERTGAFLLPWKEADKFTARMRLLIEDLDSADHAAHAESVMGYLSADVWENVRASVVSLGREMYEHVRATPAVLGELIMTTEAFDGGEHDLGEALLYLEGSDSD is encoded by the coding sequence GTGAGCTTCCGCGTCCATCACAGCGACCCGTACCAGGGAAAGGACGGCGGCCCGCCGAAGGAGATCAGCCGCCTCATCCAGGCCCGGGCCGCGACCATCAATCAGCACGCAGGTGAGGACGAGGGCTGGGCGGTCTGGAGCGGTCGTCGTAACCGTCGGTTCCAACTGGGCGTGTTCCTTTCGGGTAAGCCCGGGCCGAGCAGCCTGAGTTTTGACCACGACTCGTGGTACGGCGACCTGAACCTGGATGCCGATCACTTCTGCGAGCTTCCGGTAGGCCCGCAGATCGGGCTCCGCCTGGTGGCGATCGTCGAGGCTGTCCTGGAAGTGTTCTCGCGGGCCGTCGGCGACGACCCGCCGACGTCGCTGCGCCGGACCAAGCGGGAGCTGGAATGGCTCGCGGACGGCGGGACCGACCCAGGGCCGGGAACCTTGCCGCCGCTTCGAGTTCGGCGCCCCAGCCCGATGCCGGTCGAGCGGTTCTGGGAGTTGGTCAGCGCGACGGTCGATGAACGGACCGGCGCATTTCTGCTGCCGTGGAAGGAGGCCGACAAGTTCACCGCCCGCATGAGGCTGCTCATCGAAGATCTCGACTCGGCCGACCACGCCGCACACGCCGAGTCGGTCATGGGCTACCTCAGCGCCGACGTGTGGGAGAACGTGCGAGCTTCCGTGGTCAGCCTCGGACGGGAGATGTACGAGCATGTCCGCGCGACACCTGCCGTGCTCGGGGAACTGATCATGACGACCGAAGCCTTCGATGGTGGTGAGCATGACCTCGGTGAGGCGCTGCTCTACCTCGAAGGAAGCGACTCAGACTGA
- a CDS encoding TerD family protein encodes MAVSLSKGGNVSLAKAAPGMTTAIIGLGWNPRTTDGAQFDLDASALLCGENGKVRSDADFIFYNNLTGDNGSVVHQGDNRTGEGDGDDEQIVVDLSRVSPDVAKIVVVASIDQADQRGQNFGQVADAYIRVFDADDPTNNDKGVRFDLGEDASTETALIFGELYRNGGEWKFRAIAQGYSNGLGGVINDFGLSVG; translated from the coding sequence ATGGCAGTCAGCCTCAGCAAGGGTGGCAACGTCTCGCTCGCCAAGGCGGCACCCGGCATGACCACCGCGATCATCGGTCTCGGATGGAACCCGCGCACCACCGACGGTGCGCAGTTCGACCTCGATGCGTCGGCCCTGCTGTGCGGCGAGAACGGCAAGGTCCGCTCCGACGCCGACTTCATCTTCTACAACAACCTCACCGGCGACAACGGCTCGGTTGTTCACCAGGGTGACAACCGCACCGGTGAGGGCGACGGCGACGACGAGCAGATCGTCGTCGACCTGTCCCGTGTCTCGCCCGACGTCGCCAAGATCGTGGTCGTCGCCTCGATCGACCAGGCCGACCAGCGCGGCCAGAACTTCGGCCAGGTCGCCGACGCCTACATCCGCGTGTTCGACGCCGACGACCCGACCAACAACGACAAGGGCGTCCGCTTCGACCTCGGTGAGGACGCCTCCACCGAGACCGCGCTGATCTTCGGCGAGCTCTACCGCAACGGTGGCGAGTGGAAGTTCCGCGCCATCGCGCAGGGCTACTCCAACGGTCTGGGCGGGGTCATCAACGACTTCGGCCTGTCCGTGGGCTGA
- a CDS encoding phosphoribosyltransferase family protein, producing the protein MFDRIALHTLAADACGLPTDGLVPAANYSRFKYGDGQVSMTFGRALADRFNEIVDPRPGERIFVTSSGYGAVPPAARSLVAPFVARMRSLAPSVQLQPLRVHRLGVSPGDYAAMDLEARAQAVGAKSMHVDPRIDVAGARVVALDDIRVTGTHELAMDGCLNEAGASWIDHLYVIDAHAAAGRPTLESDLNEVAASSVADLLAIADSPRFVPNARLAKRIVSSSAHEQEAFLRGVPVSVRAWLLDAAERDGLAHVPAYATGLRRLRLVSARLDRAAATA; encoded by the coding sequence ATGTTTGACCGCATCGCTCTCCACACCCTCGCCGCCGACGCCTGCGGCCTGCCAACCGACGGACTTGTGCCCGCGGCCAATTACAGCCGGTTCAAGTACGGCGACGGTCAGGTCTCGATGACCTTCGGCCGGGCGTTGGCTGATCGGTTCAACGAGATCGTCGACCCCCGACCGGGCGAGCGCATCTTCGTCACGTCGTCCGGTTACGGCGCGGTGCCGCCGGCGGCACGTTCGTTGGTGGCACCGTTCGTCGCCCGGATGCGCTCGCTTGCGCCGTCCGTGCAGTTGCAGCCGTTGCGGGTGCATCGCCTCGGGGTCAGCCCCGGCGACTATGCGGCGATGGATCTCGAAGCTCGCGCGCAGGCCGTGGGCGCGAAATCGATGCACGTCGACCCGCGCATCGACGTGGCCGGAGCCCGAGTCGTCGCGCTCGACGACATCCGCGTCACCGGCACCCACGAACTCGCGATGGACGGATGCCTGAACGAGGCGGGCGCCTCCTGGATCGACCATCTCTACGTGATCGATGCCCATGCGGCGGCCGGGCGCCCCACCTTGGAGTCCGACCTCAACGAGGTGGCCGCTTCGAGCGTGGCCGACCTGCTCGCGATCGCCGACTCGCCCCGATTCGTGCCGAACGCCCGACTCGCCAAGCGCATCGTGTCGTCGTCGGCGCACGAGCAGGAGGCGTTCCTTCGCGGGGTGCCGGTGTCGGTGCGCGCGTGGCTGCTCGACGCCGCCGAGCGTGACGGTCTGGCGCACGTGCCCGCGTACGCCACCGGTTTGCGCCGGCTGCGATTGGTGTCGGCCCGGCTCGACCGGGCGGCGGCGACCGCCTGA
- a CDS encoding methionine ABC transporter permease, with amino-acid sequence MGRDTDWGVLSPILQESIWQTLLMASVTLVVGGALGLVLGVLLHTTRPGGITANRPVHTILNVLVNIVRPIPFIIFITAVGPLTLKVMGTTVGTRAVLFPLALAATFGISRIVEQNLVSVDPGVIEAAQAMGASPWRIIRTVLVPEALGPLVLGYTFALVAVVDMTAIAGAIGGGGLGQFAITYGYQRFNWTVTGVAVVIIIVIVQLAQFTGNALSRRIMRR; translated from the coding sequence ATGGGACGCGACACCGACTGGGGAGTGCTCTCCCCGATCCTGCAGGAATCGATCTGGCAGACCCTGCTCATGGCGTCGGTCACGCTGGTGGTGGGCGGCGCACTCGGGCTCGTGCTCGGCGTGCTGCTGCACACCACACGTCCCGGTGGCATCACCGCCAACCGTCCGGTGCACACGATCCTCAACGTGCTGGTCAACATCGTGCGGCCGATCCCGTTCATCATCTTCATCACCGCGGTCGGTCCGCTGACGCTGAAGGTGATGGGCACGACGGTCGGCACCCGCGCCGTGCTCTTCCCGTTGGCGCTCGCCGCCACCTTCGGTATCAGCCGCATCGTCGAACAGAACCTCGTGTCGGTCGACCCCGGCGTCATCGAGGCCGCGCAGGCCATGGGCGCATCTCCCTGGCGCATCATCCGGACGGTGCTGGTGCCGGAGGCGCTCGGCCCGCTGGTGCTCGGTTACACCTTCGCCCTCGTCGCGGTGGTCGACATGACCGCCATCGCCGGTGCGATCGGTGGCGGTGGGCTCGGCCAGTTCGCGATCACGTACGGCTACCAGCGGTTCAACTGGACCGTCACCGGCGTCGCCGTGGTGATCATCATCGTGATCGTGCAGCTCGCGCAGTTCACCGGCAACGCGCTGTCGCGCAGGATCATGCGCCGCTGA